The Ptiloglossa arizonensis isolate GNS036 chromosome 13, iyPtiAriz1_principal, whole genome shotgun sequence genome window below encodes:
- the Syt1 gene encoding synaptotagmin 1 isoform X2, with protein MMFRYTPACVLPVTIYKMPVIKREAEKAPEEVTMRVLDEVSFTTLSSMTTIGEEENDVTDTEVVTESAGKSFENKMETIGKELAEEMGIPTWGLVTILIAVGVVVLGICFCCIRRCCRKRRSKDGKKGLKGAVDLKSVQLLGSTYKDKPDMEELTDNAEEPDEAESKQSEVKLGKLQYKLEYDFNTNSLAVTVIQAEDLPALDMGGTSDPYVKVYLLPDKKKKFETKVHRKTLNPAFNETFTFKNVPYADAMGKTLIFAIFDFDRFSKHDQIGEVKVPLCQIDLAQTIEEWRDLQSVEGEGGQDNKLGDICFSLRYVPTAGKLTVVILEAKNLKKMDVGGLSDPYVKIALMQNGKRLKKKKTSIKKCTLNPYYNESFTFEVPFEQIQKVQLVVTVVDYDRIGTSEPIGKVVLGYNASGTELRHWSDMLASPRRPIAQWHTLKDAEDADKKD; from the exons AAAATGCCTGTCATCAAGAGAGAAGCAGAGAAGGCGCCGGAGGAAGTAACCATGCGTGTGCTGGATGAGGTCAGCTTTACGACGTTAAGCAGCATGACGACCATTGGGGAAGAGGAAAACGATG TGACGGATACAGAAGTGGTCACCGAAAGTGCAGGGAAATccttcgaaaataaaatggaGACGATCGGGAAGGAACTCGCGGAAGAAATGGGAATACCGACATGGGGCCTCGTTACCATTCTAATAG CCGTAGGCGTAGTAGTTCTCGGAATCTGCTTCTGCTGCATAAGAAGATGCTGTCGCAAAAGACGTTCCAAGGACGGGAAGAAAGGGTTGAAGGGCGCGGTGGACCTCAAGTCCGTGCAGCTACTTGGCAGCACGTACAAGGACAAG CCGGATATGGAAGAACTGACCGACAACGCGGAGGAACCGGACGAGGCCGAGAGCAAGCAGAGCGAGGTGAAACTCGGCAAGCTTCAGTACAAG CTCGAATACGACTTCAACACGAACAGTCTGGCGGTAACAGTGATACAAGCTGAAGATCTGCCGGCGTTGGACATGGGCGGCACGTCCGATCCGTACGTGAAGGTTTACCTGCTACCGGACAAGaagaagaaattcgaaacgaaagtgcACAGGAAAACGCTCAATCCAGCCTTCAATGAGACTTTCACATTCAAG AACGTACCTTACGCAGACGCCATGGGCAAGACTCTCATCTTCGCGATCTTCGACTTCGACAGGTTCTCGAAACACGATCAAATCGGCGAGGTGAAGGTACCACTCTGCCAAATAGATTTGGCTCAGACGATCGAGGAATGGAGGGATCTGCAGAGCGTCGAGGGCGAAGGTGGCCAG GATAACAAATTGGGTGACATTTGCTTCTCGCTTCGATACGTCCCCACGGCTGGTAAATTGACAGTGGTCATCCTAGAAGCGAAAAATCTGAAGAAGATGGACGTCGGTGGCCTGTCAGATCCTTACGTCAAGATCGCTCTGATGCAGAATGGCAAAAggttgaagaagaagaaaacgtcCATCAAGAAGTGCACCCTTAATCCGTATTACAACGAATCGTTCACGTTTGAGGTACCCTTCGAGCAGATACAG AAAGTGCAATTGGTTGTCACGGTAGTCGACTACGATCGTATCGGCACCTCAGAACCCATTGGGAAGGTCGTCTTGGGGTACAACGCGAGCGGAACCGAGTTGAGACACTGGTCCGACATGTTGGCATCCCCGAGACGTCCTATTGCTCAATGGCACACACTTAAGGATGCCGAAGACGCCGACAAGAAGGACTAA
- the Syt1 gene encoding synaptotagmin 1 isoform X1, producing the protein MMFRYTPACVLPVTIYKMPVIKREAEKAPEEVTMRVLDEVSFTTLSSMTTIGEEENDVTDTEVVTESAGKSFENKMETIGKELAEEMGIPTWGLVTILIAVGVVVLGICFCCIRRCCRKRRSKDGKKGLKGAVDLKSVQLLGSTYKDKVQPDMEELTDNAEEPDEAESKQSEVKLGKLQYKLEYDFNTNSLAVTVIQAEDLPALDMGGTSDPYVKVYLLPDKKKKFETKVHRKTLNPAFNETFTFKNVPYADAMGKTLIFAIFDFDRFSKHDQIGEVKVPLCQIDLAQTIEEWRDLQSVEGEGGQDNKLGDICFSLRYVPTAGKLTVVILEAKNLKKMDVGGLSDPYVKIALMQNGKRLKKKKTSIKKCTLNPYYNESFTFEVPFEQIQKVQLVVTVVDYDRIGTSEPIGKVVLGYNASGTELRHWSDMLASPRRPIAQWHTLKDAEDADKKD; encoded by the exons AAAATGCCTGTCATCAAGAGAGAAGCAGAGAAGGCGCCGGAGGAAGTAACCATGCGTGTGCTGGATGAGGTCAGCTTTACGACGTTAAGCAGCATGACGACCATTGGGGAAGAGGAAAACGATG TGACGGATACAGAAGTGGTCACCGAAAGTGCAGGGAAATccttcgaaaataaaatggaGACGATCGGGAAGGAACTCGCGGAAGAAATGGGAATACCGACATGGGGCCTCGTTACCATTCTAATAG CCGTAGGCGTAGTAGTTCTCGGAATCTGCTTCTGCTGCATAAGAAGATGCTGTCGCAAAAGACGTTCCAAGGACGGGAAGAAAGGGTTGAAGGGCGCGGTGGACCTCAAGTCCGTGCAGCTACTTGGCAGCACGTACAAGGACAAG GTCCAGCCGGATATGGAAGAACTGACCGACAACGCGGAGGAACCGGACGAGGCCGAGAGCAAGCAGAGCGAGGTGAAACTCGGCAAGCTTCAGTACAAG CTCGAATACGACTTCAACACGAACAGTCTGGCGGTAACAGTGATACAAGCTGAAGATCTGCCGGCGTTGGACATGGGCGGCACGTCCGATCCGTACGTGAAGGTTTACCTGCTACCGGACAAGaagaagaaattcgaaacgaaagtgcACAGGAAAACGCTCAATCCAGCCTTCAATGAGACTTTCACATTCAAG AACGTACCTTACGCAGACGCCATGGGCAAGACTCTCATCTTCGCGATCTTCGACTTCGACAGGTTCTCGAAACACGATCAAATCGGCGAGGTGAAGGTACCACTCTGCCAAATAGATTTGGCTCAGACGATCGAGGAATGGAGGGATCTGCAGAGCGTCGAGGGCGAAGGTGGCCAG GATAACAAATTGGGTGACATTTGCTTCTCGCTTCGATACGTCCCCACGGCTGGTAAATTGACAGTGGTCATCCTAGAAGCGAAAAATCTGAAGAAGATGGACGTCGGTGGCCTGTCAGATCCTTACGTCAAGATCGCTCTGATGCAGAATGGCAAAAggttgaagaagaagaaaacgtcCATCAAGAAGTGCACCCTTAATCCGTATTACAACGAATCGTTCACGTTTGAGGTACCCTTCGAGCAGATACAG AAAGTGCAATTGGTTGTCACGGTAGTCGACTACGATCGTATCGGCACCTCAGAACCCATTGGGAAGGTCGTCTTGGGGTACAACGCGAGCGGAACCGAGTTGAGACACTGGTCCGACATGTTGGCATCCCCGAGACGTCCTATTGCTCAATGGCACACACTTAAGGATGCCGAAGACGCCGACAAGAAGGACTAA
- the Syt1 gene encoding synaptotagmin 1 isoform X3, giving the protein MPVIKREAEKAPEEVTMRVLDEVSFTTLSSMTTIGEEENDVTDTEVVTESAGKSFENKMETIGKELAEEMGIPTWGLVTILIAVGVVVLGICFCCIRRCCRKRRSKDGKKGLKGAVDLKSVQLLGSTYKDKVQPDMEELTDNAEEPDEAESKQSEVKLGKLQYKLEYDFNTNSLAVTVIQAEDLPALDMGGTSDPYVKVYLLPDKKKKFETKVHRKTLNPAFNETFTFKNVPYADAMGKTLIFAIFDFDRFSKHDQIGEVKVPLCQIDLAQTIEEWRDLQSVEGEGGQDNKLGDICFSLRYVPTAGKLTVVILEAKNLKKMDVGGLSDPYVKIALMQNGKRLKKKKTSIKKCTLNPYYNESFTFEVPFEQIQKVQLVVTVVDYDRIGTSEPIGKVVLGYNASGTELRHWSDMLASPRRPIAQWHTLKDAEDADKKD; this is encoded by the exons ATGCCTGTCATCAAGAGAGAAGCAGAGAAGGCGCCGGAGGAAGTAACCATGCGTGTGCTGGATGAGGTCAGCTTTACGACGTTAAGCAGCATGACGACCATTGGGGAAGAGGAAAACGATG TGACGGATACAGAAGTGGTCACCGAAAGTGCAGGGAAATccttcgaaaataaaatggaGACGATCGGGAAGGAACTCGCGGAAGAAATGGGAATACCGACATGGGGCCTCGTTACCATTCTAATAG CCGTAGGCGTAGTAGTTCTCGGAATCTGCTTCTGCTGCATAAGAAGATGCTGTCGCAAAAGACGTTCCAAGGACGGGAAGAAAGGGTTGAAGGGCGCGGTGGACCTCAAGTCCGTGCAGCTACTTGGCAGCACGTACAAGGACAAG GTCCAGCCGGATATGGAAGAACTGACCGACAACGCGGAGGAACCGGACGAGGCCGAGAGCAAGCAGAGCGAGGTGAAACTCGGCAAGCTTCAGTACAAG CTCGAATACGACTTCAACACGAACAGTCTGGCGGTAACAGTGATACAAGCTGAAGATCTGCCGGCGTTGGACATGGGCGGCACGTCCGATCCGTACGTGAAGGTTTACCTGCTACCGGACAAGaagaagaaattcgaaacgaaagtgcACAGGAAAACGCTCAATCCAGCCTTCAATGAGACTTTCACATTCAAG AACGTACCTTACGCAGACGCCATGGGCAAGACTCTCATCTTCGCGATCTTCGACTTCGACAGGTTCTCGAAACACGATCAAATCGGCGAGGTGAAGGTACCACTCTGCCAAATAGATTTGGCTCAGACGATCGAGGAATGGAGGGATCTGCAGAGCGTCGAGGGCGAAGGTGGCCAG GATAACAAATTGGGTGACATTTGCTTCTCGCTTCGATACGTCCCCACGGCTGGTAAATTGACAGTGGTCATCCTAGAAGCGAAAAATCTGAAGAAGATGGACGTCGGTGGCCTGTCAGATCCTTACGTCAAGATCGCTCTGATGCAGAATGGCAAAAggttgaagaagaagaaaacgtcCATCAAGAAGTGCACCCTTAATCCGTATTACAACGAATCGTTCACGTTTGAGGTACCCTTCGAGCAGATACAG AAAGTGCAATTGGTTGTCACGGTAGTCGACTACGATCGTATCGGCACCTCAGAACCCATTGGGAAGGTCGTCTTGGGGTACAACGCGAGCGGAACCGAGTTGAGACACTGGTCCGACATGTTGGCATCCCCGAGACGTCCTATTGCTCAATGGCACACACTTAAGGATGCCGAAGACGCCGACAAGAAGGACTAA
- the LOC143154045 gene encoding phospholipase A1 member A translates to MAVSVVRYLVLVFLALLQYHDVSADTAATFKDLFNSTSCAKPPYECPHPQIEFYLYTRDTQKKPSRLDVRRFESLHYSRFNKSHPTKIIIHGFGGGRNLIPSPDLRKAYFTRGNYNIIIVDYGALVREPCLSQIQWGPDFCSRCIAQLVRYLRDHPRGTRVENIHVLGYSVGAHIAGLIANYLPDDRLGRITGLDPTIFFYMNGNRSMDLDETDAHFVDVIHTGAGILGQWGPTGHADFYVNGGSSQPGCATTSLLQTLSCDHTKVTPYYIESVTTKVGFWAAPCGNLFSYLIGWCKPKLDEYILMGEDAPHTARGIYYLSTNGHKPYARGLPVKNQRTINRKRSSYRQY, encoded by the exons ATGGCGGTCAGTGTCGTGAGGTACCTAGTACTCGTCTTCCTGGCTTTGCTGCAGTACC ACGATGTGAGTGCGGATACCGCCGCAACGTTCAAGGATCTGTTCAACAGTACATCCTGCGCGAAGCCGCCCTACGAGTGTCCACATCCGCAGATAGAATTTTATCTGTACACCAG AGACACACAAAAGAAACCTTCGCGCTTAGACGTACGAAGGTTCGAGTCCCTACACTATTCCAGGTTCAACAAATCGCATCCCACGAAAATTATTATCCACGGTTTCGGCGGCGGGAGGAACTTGATACCTAGCCCGGACCTTCGAAAag CGTATTTCACGCGAGGCAATTACAATATAATAATCGTCGATTACGGTGCGTTGGTACGCGAGCCCTGTCTATCGCAGATACAATGGGGTCCAGATTTCTGTTCACGATGTATTGCTCAATTGGTAAGGTACTTGAGGGATCATCCTCGGGGTACGAGGGTGGAGAATATACACGTGCTTGGGTACAGCGTGGGTGCGCATATAGCCGGGCTGATTGCGAATTATTTGCCCGATGACAGGCTTGGAAGAATTACAG GCCTCGATCCGACGATATTTTTCTACATGAATGGAAATCGATCGATGGATTTAGACGAGACGGATGCCCACTTCGTAGACGTCATCCACACCGGAGCCGGTATTTTGGGCCAGTGGGGCCCGACCGGGCACGCGGATTTCTACGTAAATGGGGGCTCGAGCCAGCCCGGATGCGCGACAACTTCCTTGCTCC AGACCCTGTCGTGCGACCACACAAAAGTGACGCCTTATTACATAGAATCGGTCACGACGAAAGTAGGATTCTGGGCGGCCCCGTGCGGAAATCTTTTTTCTTACCTGATCGGATGGTGCAAGCCCAAGCTGGACGAGTACATTCTTATGGGAGAAGACGCCCCGCATAC AGCGCGAGGCATCTATTATCTCTCAACAAACGGACACAAACCGTACGCCCGCGGTCTTCCCGTAAAAAACCAGCGAACGATAAATCGGAAGCGATCGTCCTACCGCCAGTATTGA